One genomic segment of Panicum virgatum strain AP13 chromosome 2N, P.virgatum_v5, whole genome shotgun sequence includes these proteins:
- the LOC120662585 gene encoding leucine-rich repeat extensin-like protein 1 codes for MAQGGPSPGRCRGRALLHLRREGGLLDRDAEVAHRALRSSWVLAASLPIRCTSSPLTIESVAAPLHRLLRLQHAEALPSERKGGATTGLPRSLDAPEPAPRGRPSHIQFAASSGSEPASPPASPPRGVPEQLTEPQAQAQYAYGYSYAPLPAYAYPPPQGLLQFYYARRRPPPASVAVTQRAPGPPQRVRYGSFDGAGGYPLHYAYGDQAPPPVAAALRPPPATAPPSPPKASSWDFLNVFKNVIAPRPRLAPPGAAYRRLCYGWHGRRRG; via the exons ATGGCGCAGGGCGGCCCTTCGCCAggccgctgccgcggccgcgcctTGCTCCACCTCCGCCGGGAAGGAGGGCTGCTTGACCGTGACGCGGAGGTCGCGCACCGCGCTCTGAGGTCGTCGTGGG TCCTGGCCGCTTCCCTACCCATTCGCTGCACGTCTTCTCCGCTGACCATCGAGTCGGTCGCGGCGCCGCTGCACCGCCTCCTCCGCTTGCAGCACGCGGAGGCGCTGCCCTCCGAGCGCAAGGGCGGCGCGACCACCGGGCTGCCGCGCTCCCTCGACGCGCCGGAGCCGGCTCCGCGCGGCCGTCCGTCGCACATCCAGTTCGCCGCGTCGTCCGGATCCGAGCCGGCGTCGCCGCCTGCCTCGCCTCCCCGCGGCGTCCCCGAACAGCTGACGGagccgcaggcgcaggcgcagtACGCGTACGGGTACAGCTACGCGCCGCTGCCCGCGTACGCATACCCGCCGCCTCAGGGCTTGCTGCAGTTCTACTACGCGCGCAGACGCCCGCCCCCGGCGTCCGTCGCCGTCACGCAGCGCGCGCCGGGGCCGCCGCAGCGCGTGCGCTACGGCTCcttcgacggcgccggcggctaccCGCTGCACTACGCCTACGGTGACCAGGCGCCACCGCCCGTGGCGGCTgcgctgcggccgccgccggcgacagcTCCGCCTTCGCCGCCCAAGGCGAGCTCCTGGGACTTCCTGAACGTGTTCAAGAACGTTATTGCTCCTCGTCCGCGGCTAGCCCCGCCAGGTGCTGCCTACCGCCGCCTTTGCTACGGGTGGCATGGTCGCCGGCGTGGATAG